The Caballeronia sp. SL2Y3 genome includes a window with the following:
- the fusA gene encoding elongation factor G, with protein sequence MARKTPIERYRNIGISAHIDAGKTTTTERILFYTGVNHKIGEVHDGAATMDWMEQEQERGITITSAATTAFWKGMGGNYPEHRINIIDTPGHVDFTIEVERSMRVLDGACMVYCAVGGVQPQSETVWRQANKYKVPRLAFVNKMDRTGANFFKVYDQLKTRLKANPVPVVVPIGSEENFKGVVDLLKMKAIIWDEASQGTKFDYVDIPAELVDTCNEWREKMIESAAEASEELMEKYLGGEELSEAEVVKAIRDRTIACEIQPMLCGTAFKNKGVQRMLDAVIDFLPSPVDIPPVTGELESGEKAERRAADDEKFSALAFKIMTDPFVGQLIFFRVYSGVVNSGDTVLNATKDKKERLGRILQMHANQREEIKEVRAGDIAAAVGLKEATTGDTLCDPQNPIVLERMIFPEPVISQAVEPKTKADQEKMGLALNRLAQEDPSFRVQTDEESGQTIISGMGELHLEILVDRMKREFGVEATVGKPQVAYRETIRTTAADVDGKFVKQSGGRGQYGHAVITLEPNEQGKGYEFLDEIKGGVIPREYIPAVDKGIQETLKSGVLAGFPVVDVKVHLTFGSYHDVDSNENAFRMAGSMAFKEAMRKASPVILEPMMAVEVETPEDYMGNVMGDLSGRRGIVQGMEDMVGGGKIVRAEVPLSEMFGYSTSLRSLTQGRATYTMEFKHYAEAPRNVADAIINAKGK encoded by the coding sequence GTGGCTCGCAAGACACCTATCGAGCGCTACCGCAACATCGGTATTAGCGCTCACATCGACGCCGGCAAAACGACGACGACCGAGCGCATCTTGTTTTACACGGGCGTGAACCACAAGATCGGTGAAGTTCACGACGGCGCAGCAACGATGGACTGGATGGAGCAGGAACAGGAACGCGGCATCACCATCACGTCGGCTGCTACCACGGCCTTCTGGAAGGGCATGGGCGGCAACTATCCCGAGCACCGCATCAACATCATCGACACGCCGGGACACGTCGACTTCACCATTGAAGTGGAACGCTCGATGCGCGTTCTGGACGGCGCGTGCATGGTCTACTGCGCAGTGGGCGGCGTGCAGCCGCAGTCGGAAACGGTGTGGCGTCAGGCGAACAAGTACAAGGTTCCCCGTCTCGCGTTCGTCAACAAGATGGACCGTACCGGCGCAAACTTCTTCAAGGTCTACGACCAGCTGAAGACGCGTCTGAAGGCGAATCCGGTTCCCGTCGTCGTGCCGATCGGCTCGGAGGAAAACTTCAAGGGCGTCGTCGATCTGCTGAAGATGAAGGCGATCATTTGGGACGAAGCGTCGCAAGGCACGAAGTTCGACTACGTCGACATTCCGGCTGAACTCGTCGACACGTGCAACGAGTGGCGCGAGAAGATGATCGAGTCGGCTGCGGAAGCCAGCGAAGAGCTGATGGAAAAGTACCTCGGCGGCGAAGAGCTGTCGGAAGCGGAAGTCGTGAAGGCGATCCGCGACCGGACCATCGCGTGCGAAATCCAGCCGATGCTGTGCGGCACCGCGTTCAAGAACAAGGGCGTGCAGCGCATGCTCGACGCCGTGATCGACTTCCTGCCCTCGCCGGTCGACATTCCGCCGGTCACGGGTGAACTCGAAAGCGGCGAAAAGGCCGAGCGCCGTGCTGCCGACGACGAGAAGTTCTCTGCACTCGCGTTCAAGATCATGACGGACCCGTTCGTCGGTCAGCTGATCTTCTTCCGCGTGTACTCGGGCGTCGTGAATTCGGGTGACACCGTGCTGAACGCGACCAAGGACAAGAAGGAACGTCTGGGCCGTATTCTGCAGATGCACGCGAACCAGCGCGAAGAAATCAAGGAAGTGCGCGCGGGCGATATCGCCGCGGCCGTCGGCCTGAAGGAAGCGACCACGGGCGACACGCTGTGCGATCCGCAGAACCCGATCGTGCTCGAACGCATGATTTTCCCGGAGCCGGTGATTTCGCAGGCTGTCGAGCCGAAGACCAAGGCTGACCAGGAAAAGATGGGCCTCGCGCTGAACCGTCTGGCGCAGGAAGATCCGTCGTTCCGCGTGCAAACGGACGAAGAATCGGGCCAGACCATCATTTCGGGCATGGGCGAGCTCCACCTCGAAATTCTGGTCGACCGCATGAAGCGCGAATTCGGCGTGGAAGCGACCGTCGGCAAGCCGCAGGTTGCCTACCGCGAAACCATTCGCACGACGGCGGCTGATGTCGACGGCAAGTTCGTCAAGCAGTCGGGTGGTCGCGGCCAGTACGGTCACGCGGTCATCACGCTGGAGCCGAACGAGCAGGGCAAGGGCTACGAGTTCCTGGACGAAATCAAGGGCGGCGTGATTCCGCGCGAATACATCCCGGCCGTGGACAAGGGTATCCAGGAAACGCTGAAGTCGGGCGTGCTGGCTGGCTTCCCGGTTGTGGACGTGAAGGTGCACCTGACGTTCGGTTCGTACCACGACGTGGACTCGAACGAAAACGCGTTCCGCATGGCCGGCTCGATGGCCTTCAAGGAAGCAATGCGCAAGGCAAGCCCGGTCATCCTCGAACCGATGATGGCCGTGGAAGTCGAAACGCCGGAAGACTACATGGGCAACGTGATGGGCGATCTGTCCGGCCGTCGCGGTATCGTCCAGGGCATGGAAGACATGGTTGGCGGCGGCAAGATCGTTCGCGCCGAAGTGCCGCTGTCGGAAATGTTCGGCTACTCGACGTCCCTGCGCTCGCTGACGCAAGGCCGTGCAACGTACACGATGGAATTCAAGCACTACGCTGAAGCTCCGCGTAACGTCGCCGACGCGATCATCAACGCCAAGGGTAAGTAA
- the rpsL gene encoding 30S ribosomal protein S12 produces the protein MPTINQLVRKGRASETTKSKSPALQDCPQRRGVCTRVYTTTPKKPNSALRKVAKVRLTNGFEVISYIGGEGHNLQEHSVVLIRGGRVKDLPGVRYHMVRGSLDTQGVKDRKQARSKYGAKRAKAGK, from the coding sequence ATGCCAACCATCAATCAACTGGTTCGCAAAGGCCGCGCGTCGGAAACGACGAAGAGCAAGTCGCCGGCCCTGCAGGACTGCCCGCAGCGTCGCGGCGTGTGCACCCGCGTGTACACGACGACGCCGAAGAAGCCGAACTCGGCACTTCGTAAAGTTGCCAAGGTTCGTCTCACGAACGGCTTCGAAGTCATTTCGTACATCGGTGGTGAAGGCCACAACCTGCAGGAACACTCGGTCGTGCTGATTCGCGGCGGTCGTGTGAAGGACTTGCCGGGTGTGCGTTACCACATGGTCCGCGGCTCGCTGGATACCCAGGGCGTCAAGGATCGTAAGCAGGCTCGCTCGAAGTACGGTGCGAAGCGTGCCAAGGCTGGCAAGTAA
- the rpsG gene encoding 30S ribosomal protein S7 has protein sequence MPRRREVPKREVLPDPKFGNVDVAKFMNVLMLSGKKSVAERIVYGAFEQIQTKGGKDPLEVFTVALNNVKPVVEVKSRRVGGANYQVPVEVRPSRRMALAMRWLREAAKKRSEKSMALRLAGELSEAAEGRGGAMKKRDEVHRMAEANKAFSHFRF, from the coding sequence ATGCCGCGTCGTCGCGAAGTCCCCAAGCGGGAAGTATTGCCGGATCCGAAGTTCGGCAACGTAGATGTAGCCAAGTTCATGAACGTGCTGATGTTGTCCGGCAAGAAGTCGGTTGCCGAACGCATCGTGTACGGCGCTTTTGAACAGATCCAGACCAAGGGTGGCAAGGACCCGCTGGAAGTGTTCACGGTCGCGCTCAACAACGTGAAGCCGGTGGTCGAAGTGAAGAGCCGTCGCGTTGGTGGTGCGAACTATCAAGTTCCGGTCGAAGTGCGTCCCTCGCGTCGTATGGCATTGGCGATGCGTTGGTTGCGCGAAGCCGCGAAGAAGCGCAGCGAAAAGTCGATGGCCCTGCGCCTGGCAGGTGAGCTCTCCGAAGCGGCCGAAGGCCGCGGCGGCGCGATGAAGAAGCGCGACGAAGTTCACCGCATGGCAGAGGCTAACAAGGCATTCTCGCATTTCCGTTTCTAA